The following coding sequences are from one Mesorhizobium onobrychidis window:
- a CDS encoding nucleotide-binding protein gives MTPSSGPSSAWSTSSRLRSRHADPPHRGGRQNTRENKASRPQSLCRSWASGRRPRGSSPILGEAGFEAIILMEQANQGRTIIEKFEAHGDVGYAVVVLTPGDEGNTKAKPSQPRARQNVIFELGYFVCRLGRSRIMALVEGQIEIPSDLQGVVHEPYTTGGAWKQALSRELAAAGFEIDCNVIMKS, from the coding sequence ATGACGCCGAGCTCGGGACCGTCATCAGCTTGGTCGACAAGTTCGCGACTGAGATCACGTCATGCGGACCCTCCACATCGAGGAGGCCGTCAAAATACCCGCGAAAACAAAGCCAGCCGCCCGCAAAGTCTTTGTCGTTCATGGGCATCAGGACGGCGCCCGCGAGGCAGTAGCCCGATTCTTGGAGAAGCTGGGTTCGAGGCAATCATCCTCATGGAACAAGCCAACCAAGGTCGCACAATCATCGAGAAGTTCGAAGCTCATGGAGACGTTGGCTACGCTGTCGTGGTGCTGACCCCTGGCGACGAGGGTAACACCAAGGCGAAACCGTCCCAGCCGCGTGCACGCCAGAACGTTATTTTTGAACTGGGCTATTTCGTTTGCAGATTGGGCCGAAGCCGAATCATGGCCCTTGTGGAGGGTCAGATCGAGATACCATCAGATCTTCAAGGCGTGGTGCACGAACCCTACACGACAGGGGGCGCGTGGAAACAGGCGTTGAGTCGTGAACTCGCGGCAGCAGGTTTCGAGATCGACTGCAACGTCATCAT